The following are encoded together in the Dysgonomonadaceae bacterium PH5-43 genome:
- a CDS encoding KDO2-lipid IV(A) lauroyltransferase (product_source=KO:K02517; cog=COG1560; ko=KO:K02517; pfam=PF03279; transmembrane_helix_parts=Outside_1_9,TMhelix_10_41,Inside_42_301) gives MNVSHILVSILYIIVYLLALLPLSVLYAFSSFLYLIVYYIVRYRRKVVRKNLINSYPEKSTKEIISLEKRFYLHFCDLFVETFKLTNISPTTMLKHFEFKNIQVLDELYENNQSMVLYLGHYGNWEWTTFARAAQPKEHHHEYKSYSVYHPLNSVAFDEFMLKLRSKSGSVLIPQKKVLRTILELKRSNTPAFFCFIADQNPKKGSEAFWMEWLNQTTAPIVGPEKIARQTGYTAVYLDIQKTKRGHYTGEFIIMSEDVASLPENELSKQYMRLMEETINRDPAYWLWSHRRWKRQPKKEV, from the coding sequence ATGAATGTTTCGCATATTTTGGTATCAATATTATACATCATAGTTTATTTGTTGGCATTACTACCTTTGAGTGTTTTGTATGCCTTTTCAAGTTTTCTTTATTTAATTGTATATTATATAGTTAGATATAGGAGAAAAGTTGTACGAAAAAACTTAATAAACTCTTATCCCGAAAAGTCGACAAAAGAAATAATATCATTAGAGAAAAGATTTTATCTGCATTTTTGCGATTTATTTGTCGAAACATTTAAGTTGACAAACATCTCCCCTACTACTATGCTTAAGCATTTCGAGTTTAAAAATATTCAGGTGCTTGACGAACTTTACGAGAATAATCAAAGTATGGTGCTATATCTCGGTCATTACGGTAATTGGGAGTGGACTACTTTCGCTCGTGCGGCACAACCAAAAGAGCATCATCACGAATATAAATCTTACTCGGTATATCACCCATTAAACAGCGTAGCTTTTGACGAATTTATGCTCAAACTTCGTTCTAAATCGGGCAGCGTGCTTATTCCTCAGAAAAAAGTATTACGAACTATATTAGAACTAAAAAGAAGCAACACTCCTGCTTTTTTCTGTTTTATTGCAGATCAGAATCCTAAAAAAGGAAGTGAAGCTTTTTGGATGGAGTGGCTTAATCAGACTACAGCTCCTATTGTTGGTCCCGAAAAAATTGCACGACAAACGGGATACACTGCCGTATATCTTGATATTCAGAAAACAAAAAGAGGTCATTATACTGGCGAATTTATTATTATGAGTGAAGATGTTGCTTCTTTACCCGAAAATGAACTCTCCAAACAATATATGAGACTTATGGAAGAAACCATTAATCGCGACCCGGCATACTGGCTTTGGTCTCACAGACGATGGAAACGACAACCTAAAAAAGAAGTTTAA
- a CDS encoding hypothetical protein (product_source=Hypo-rule applied; pfam=PF11380,PF17101; superfamily=143842) — MEIDFVVTWVDMDDPKWKAEFNKYAGKIDNSHNSFSEARFRDYGFLKYWFRGVEKFAPWVRKIHFVTSGQKPEWLDETNPKINLVNHSDYIPKEFLPCFNSSLLEIYLHKIPGLSEHFVYFNDDFFIINNLSKERFFKNGIPCDIAAFRYNSGIGLWSKCLLNNIRLINKYFDKKQIIKRDYDKWFTPIYEGGDKLNYLFKFYPKFLTLRTPHNAQPYIKSTYNEVWATCEKELTEMSSHKFRSADDYTQELFRTWQICKGNFHPYNTYKDTKMFPLVLRSNNAIKAIRNQTYKLICLNDNVHIRNYTQVMKDIQAAFESILPEKSSFEK; from the coding sequence ATGGAAATAGACTTTGTAGTTACTTGGGTAGATATGGACGACCCAAAGTGGAAAGCTGAATTTAATAAATACGCTGGAAAAATAGATAACTCTCATAATTCATTTTCTGAGGCTCGCTTTAGAGACTACGGATTTCTTAAATATTGGTTTAGAGGTGTAGAAAAATTTGCACCTTGGGTGCGTAAGATACACTTCGTTACCTCTGGTCAAAAACCTGAATGGTTAGACGAAACCAATCCTAAGATTAATTTGGTTAATCACTCCGACTATATACCTAAAGAGTTTCTGCCGTGTTTCAATTCTAGTTTATTAGAAATATACTTACATAAAATACCTGGCTTATCTGAACATTTTGTTTATTTTAATGATGATTTTTTCATAATAAACAATCTTTCTAAAGAACGTTTTTTTAAGAATGGAATTCCTTGTGATATTGCTGCTTTTAGATACAACTCAGGAATAGGACTTTGGAGTAAGTGCTTACTTAATAACATTAGGCTTATCAACAAATATTTTGATAAAAAACAAATCATTAAACGAGATTATGATAAATGGTTTACCCCCATTTATGAAGGAGGAGACAAACTGAATTATTTATTCAAATTTTATCCTAAATTTTTAACACTACGTACACCTCACAATGCACAACCATATATTAAAAGTACATACAATGAGGTATGGGCTACCTGCGAAAAAGAATTAACAGAGATGTCCTCTCACAAGTTTCGCAGTGCGGACGATTATACTCAAGAATTATTTCGCACCTGGCAAATATGCAAAGGTAATTTTCACCCTTACAACACATATAAAGACACAAAAATGTTTCCTCTTGTACTGAGGTCAAACAACGCTATAAAGGCTATAAGAAATCAGACTTATAAATTGATTTGTTTAAACGACAATGTACATATACGCAATTACACTCAGGTAATGAAAGATATTCAGGCTGCTTTTGAAAGTATATTACCAGAAAAATCAAGTTTTGAAAAATGA
- a CDS encoding hypothetical protein (product_source=Hypo-rule applied; cath_funfam=3.90.550.10; pfam=PF01697), giving the protein MNKKLAEIIAGLIPHKLTRNQWRGKLRFGLIESIQLKKFLRKNKDVPTKYYIAVCAIAKNEGPYFKEWIDWHQKLGIDKFFIYDNESSDNTKEILTPYIESGLIEYTYWEGEKEQLATYDDCLRKHRLDCSWIAMIDLDEFIVPSTHKTISEVLFGLEQFSVVEINWLIYGSGGAKNKELGNVMDRFKKHSLPNHKLNRYIKSIVNPRKVYSFIGSHEVARISGKAADPLGNPIKKCFRDREPQQDILRINHYAVKSHEEFLEKQEKGRASGRTRKISMEYFHRFDLNDIEEQ; this is encoded by the coding sequence ATGAATAAGAAATTAGCAGAAATAATAGCTGGACTTATCCCTCACAAATTAACTCGCAACCAGTGGAGAGGCAAACTTCGTTTTGGACTTATTGAATCTATTCAATTAAAAAAATTCTTACGTAAGAATAAAGATGTTCCAACTAAATACTATATTGCCGTTTGTGCTATTGCTAAAAACGAAGGACCTTACTTTAAGGAATGGATAGATTGGCACCAAAAATTAGGCATAGATAAATTTTTTATTTATGACAATGAAAGTTCTGATAATACAAAAGAGATTTTAACTCCTTATATAGAATCAGGATTAATAGAATACACTTACTGGGAAGGAGAAAAAGAGCAACTAGCAACTTACGATGACTGTTTAAGAAAACACAGATTAGATTGTAGCTGGATAGCAATGATTGATCTTGATGAATTTATTGTACCTTCTACTCATAAAACTATTTCTGAAGTTTTATTTGGATTAGAACAATTTTCAGTAGTAGAAATCAATTGGCTTATATACGGAAGTGGTGGCGCAAAAAACAAAGAATTAGGCAACGTAATGGATAGATTCAAAAAACATTCTTTACCTAATCATAAACTCAATAGATATATAAAGAGTATTGTTAATCCTCGCAAAGTTTACTCTTTTATTGGCAGCCACGAAGTGGCACGTATATCGGGAAAAGCCGCAGACCCCCTGGGTAACCCTATCAAAAAATGTTTTAGAGACAGAGAGCCACAACAAGATATTCTTCGCATTAATCATTACGCCGTCAAATCTCACGAAGAATTTTTGGAGAAACAAGAAAAAGGTAGAGCTAGCGGACGTACAAGAAAAATTAGCATGGAGTATTTTCATAGATTCGACTTAAACGATATAGAAGAACAATAA
- a CDS encoding lipopolysaccharide cholinephosphotransferase (product_source=KO:K07271; cog=COG3475; ko=KO:K07271; pfam=PF04991; superfamily=81301), with product MSKNIKKIEEIEQSTIEATQSLILDILKEYQKICEEHNLKFYLTAGSLLGAVRHKGFIPWDDDIDVGMPRKDYEIFIKNAHKWLKAPLELDCPEYNDKYVYFFAKVVNYNTTIEQRYCVSGAYIDIFPLDGVPDSKLRRRLHQLRFKAAKELFYICRRNPFRHGKSFGGYINLLIQKIISPKLAYKIYKSVITSYDFEKSNSFSDHSNEITNMMSKDVLGKEKIKIQFEDFESYGMKDNDTYLTCYFGDYMTPPPVEKRRPHHCAYRNLELPYREYLKLKKTSNICKL from the coding sequence ATGAGTAAGAACATAAAAAAGATAGAAGAAATAGAGCAATCAACAATAGAGGCAACTCAGTCGTTGATTTTAGATATATTGAAAGAATATCAAAAGATATGTGAAGAACATAATCTAAAATTTTACCTTACAGCAGGATCGTTATTAGGAGCTGTAAGACATAAAGGCTTTATCCCTTGGGACGACGATATAGACGTAGGTATGCCAAGAAAGGACTATGAAATATTTATTAAAAATGCACACAAATGGCTTAAAGCACCTTTAGAATTAGATTGTCCAGAATACAATGATAAATATGTATACTTTTTCGCTAAAGTTGTAAACTACAATACTACCATAGAACAAAGATATTGCGTTAGCGGTGCATATATAGACATATTTCCTTTAGATGGTGTTCCTGACAGTAAGCTAAGGAGGAGATTGCATCAGTTAAGATTTAAAGCTGCAAAAGAATTATTTTATATCTGTAGACGAAATCCATTTAGACACGGAAAATCATTTGGAGGATATATTAACTTATTAATCCAAAAAATAATATCACCAAAGTTAGCATATAAGATTTATAAATCAGTCATCACAAGCTATGATTTCGAAAAAAGTAATTCTTTTTCTGACCACAGTAATGAAATAACTAATATGATGAGTAAAGATGTTTTAGGAAAAGAAAAAATAAAAATTCAATTTGAAGACTTTGAAAGCTATGGTATGAAAGATAATGATACGTATCTTACTTGCTACTTCGGAGATTATATGACTCCTCCACCCGTAGAAAAAAGAAGACCTCATCATTGTGCGTATCGTAATTTAGAATTACCTTACAGAGAATATCTAAAACTAAAAAAAACAAGTAATATATGCAAGCTCTAA
- a CDS encoding histidinol-phosphate/aromatic aminotransferase/cobyric acid decarboxylase-like protein/choline kinase (product_source=COG0079/COG1213; cath_funfam=3.40.640.10,3.90.1150.10,3.90.550.10; cog=COG0079,COG1213; pfam=PF00155,PF12804; superfamily=53383,53448), with protein MQALILAAGMGKRLGELTNNNTKCMVKVNNVTLIERVLKQIETRNFEQIVIVTGYQEDNLKEYIKTLNISTPIVYVSNPIYDTTNNIYSLYLARDYMSKNDTILFESDLIFEDAVLDKIMNNPYPNLALVSKFENWMDGTSVVLDKDDKINRFISEKDFVHEDSSEYYKTVNIYKFSKEFSNTHYIPFLEAYLKALGNNEYYEQVLKVIAYLDKPELKALRLEGEKWYEIDDVQDLDIAESVFACKEERLSKLEKRYGGYWRYESIIDFCYLVNPYFPDYKLSSELKANFDSLLREYPSGMSVNSLLAAKMFNVKQKYSLIGNGAAELIKILLETLDGKFGIVFPTFEEYPNRLKEEQLEIYNTSNENFAYTAKSIINYFDKKSIDTFLLINPDNPSGNFIPYNDLLLLCKWSKQKQIRLIVDESFVDFSDESINNSLIDNSILEEYSNLIVIKSISKSYGVPGLRLGVMFCSDEILITSVKKALSIWNINSFAEFFMQIIGKYNKRYQKGCQAIAKERCRFHKELEKIPFLRPIPSQANYILCEVLNPYTSKFLAIELLSKADILIKDCSGKKAFNNKEYIRLAVRNEQDNNKLLETLRKF; from the coding sequence ATGCAAGCTCTAATATTAGCAGCGGGAATGGGTAAAAGGTTGGGCGAACTAACCAACAATAATACCAAGTGTATGGTTAAGGTTAATAACGTAACCTTAATTGAGCGTGTATTAAAACAAATTGAAACACGAAACTTTGAACAGATAGTTATCGTAACTGGATACCAAGAAGACAATCTGAAAGAATATATCAAAACTTTGAATATTTCTACTCCTATTGTATATGTATCTAATCCTATTTACGATACTACTAACAATATATATTCGTTATATCTTGCTCGCGATTATATGTCGAAGAACGATACAATATTATTTGAATCTGATTTGATATTTGAAGATGCTGTATTAGATAAGATTATGAACAATCCCTATCCCAACTTAGCCTTAGTGTCTAAATTTGAGAATTGGATGGACGGCACTTCCGTTGTTTTAGATAAAGATGATAAAATCAATAGATTTATCTCTGAGAAAGATTTTGTACACGAAGATTCTTCAGAGTATTATAAAACAGTAAATATATACAAGTTTAGTAAAGAGTTTTCTAACACACACTACATACCTTTCTTAGAAGCTTATTTGAAAGCCTTAGGAAATAACGAATATTACGAACAGGTATTAAAAGTGATTGCTTATTTAGACAAACCTGAACTTAAAGCTCTTAGGCTGGAAGGTGAAAAGTGGTACGAGATAGATGATGTTCAAGATTTAGACATAGCTGAATCTGTGTTTGCTTGCAAAGAAGAAAGACTCAGTAAACTTGAAAAAAGATATGGAGGTTATTGGAGATACGAATCAATTATTGACTTCTGTTATTTAGTAAATCCTTACTTCCCCGACTATAAATTATCATCAGAGCTTAAAGCCAATTTTGATTCCTTACTCAGGGAATATCCATCAGGAATGTCTGTTAACTCACTCCTTGCCGCTAAAATGTTTAATGTCAAACAAAAATATTCTTTAATCGGAAATGGAGCTGCTGAATTAATAAAAATATTACTTGAAACATTAGACGGTAAGTTTGGAATTGTATTTCCCACTTTTGAAGAATATCCCAATAGGCTAAAAGAAGAACAGTTAGAAATATACAATACTTCTAATGAAAATTTTGCATACACAGCAAAGTCTATCATAAATTATTTTGACAAAAAATCAATAGACACTTTTTTGTTGATTAATCCAGATAATCCTTCTGGTAATTTTATTCCATACAATGACCTATTATTATTATGCAAGTGGAGTAAACAAAAACAAATACGTTTAATAGTAGATGAATCTTTTGTAGATTTTTCAGACGAATCGATAAACAATAGTTTAATTGACAATTCTATATTAGAAGAATATAGCAACCTTATTGTAATAAAAAGCATATCGAAATCTTACGGAGTTCCAGGACTTAGATTAGGTGTTATGTTTTGCTCTGACGAAATTTTAATTACTAGTGTAAAAAAAGCACTCTCCATTTGGAACATAAATTCTTTTGCTGAATTTTTCATGCAAATAATTGGTAAATATAATAAGCGTTATCAAAAAGGATGTCAAGCAATAGCTAAAGAAAGATGTCGTTTTCATAAAGAACTAGAAAAAATACCTTTTTTACGTCCTATTCCATCTCAAGCCAATTATATACTCTGTGAAGTGTTAAATCCATACACTTCAAAATTTTTAGCTATTGAGCTTTTGAGTAAAGCGGATATACTTATTAAAGATTGTAGTGGCAAAAAGGCTTTCAACAATAAGGAATACATAAGACTGGCAGTAAGAAACGAACAAGACAACAATAAATTATTAGAAACTTTAAGGAAGTTTTAA
- a CDS encoding ornithine cyclodeaminase/alanine dehydrogenase-like protein (mu-crystallin family) (product_source=COG2423; cath_funfam=3.30.1780.10,3.40.50.720; cog=COG2423; pfam=PF02423; superfamily=51735) translates to MKIFSFEEIKKLNIHPNECMLWVEEAFRQKHLVNLPNKKSITFNNGSCFFNTMPCLFPPLNKFGVKEVSRYPNRNSSISGEILLYNLINGDLLCLMDANWITSMRTGAVAALSIKHLRSTNAKIFSFLGLGNTARATMLCLLENEPEHNFLVRLLKHKDQAEQFIERFKDYKNCSFEIVSTKKELIQNADVIVSAVTIANDLIGEDSWFKEGVLVVPIHTRGFQNCDLFFDKVYADDTDHVVEFKYFNKFKKFDEFANVLIDKHKGRLNDKERILIYNIGLAMFDIYFASQIYDRLEIQNKNKHKIQLRNSLSQFWV, encoded by the coding sequence ATGAAAATTTTCAGTTTTGAAGAAATAAAAAAATTAAACATTCACCCTAATGAGTGTATGTTATGGGTGGAAGAAGCATTTAGACAAAAGCATTTAGTTAATTTGCCAAATAAAAAAAGTATTACATTCAATAATGGTTCTTGTTTTTTCAATACTATGCCATGTCTTTTTCCTCCTTTAAATAAATTTGGAGTTAAAGAAGTTTCTAGATATCCAAATAGAAATTCATCTATTTCAGGAGAAATTCTTTTATACAATTTAATTAATGGAGACTTGCTTTGTCTTATGGACGCAAATTGGATAACTTCAATGAGAACTGGTGCTGTCGCTGCTTTGTCTATAAAACATCTAAGAAGTACAAATGCAAAAATATTTTCATTCCTTGGTCTAGGAAACACAGCAAGAGCAACTATGTTATGTTTACTTGAAAACGAACCCGAACATAATTTTTTAGTAAGACTGCTTAAACACAAAGATCAAGCAGAACAATTCATCGAAAGATTTAAAGATTATAAAAATTGTTCATTCGAAATAGTTTCAACAAAAAAAGAATTAATTCAAAATGCAGATGTAATTGTTTCGGCTGTTACTATTGCAAATGATTTGATTGGAGAAGATAGTTGGTTTAAAGAAGGCGTATTAGTGGTTCCTATTCACACAAGAGGCTTTCAAAATTGTGATTTATTTTTTGACAAAGTATATGCCGATGATACAGATCATGTTGTTGAATTTAAATACTTTAATAAATTCAAAAAATTTGATGAGTTTGCTAATGTACTTATAGATAAACATAAAGGACGATTAAATGATAAAGAACGAATACTTATTTACAATATAGGCTTAGCAATGTTTGATATTTATTTCGCTTCTCAAATATATGATCGTCTTGAAATACAAAATAAAAATAAACATAAAATACAATTAAGAAATAGCTTATCTCAGTTTTGGGTATAA
- a CDS encoding lipopolysaccharide cholinephosphotransferase (product_source=KO:K07271; cog=COG3475; ko=KO:K07271; pfam=PF04991; superfamily=46561,81301), whose protein sequence is MMVLTIKEIQALETEMLKEVIDICNNNEIEYYLAYGSTLGAIRHGGTIPWDDDVDIVIPYNQLNKFISITRQKLSNKFFVDYYDINKYYTLTFPRIGLKGYSTLYLHVDVFFFLGLPDERKKQLKIMKTLDRLKKHNTTKTITTKYNKKKESLFRLSIRAFAKLLYTPYTLNKIRKQIDDMCTKYPIETANFVGVHNTAWRKAPTPKEFYGKGVIKNYEGFEVKIPEQYDAYLRHFYNDYMQLPPEQERNNINNLYTIDKIEF, encoded by the coding sequence ATGATGGTATTAACAATAAAAGAAATACAAGCTCTTGAGACAGAAATGCTCAAAGAAGTTATCGATATTTGTAATAACAACGAGATAGAATATTATCTTGCATATGGAAGCACATTAGGAGCAATTAGACACGGGGGAACTATTCCTTGGGACGATGATGTTGACATTGTTATTCCTTATAATCAACTAAATAAATTCATTTCAATAACTAGACAAAAGCTCAGTAACAAATTCTTTGTAGATTATTATGATATCAATAAATACTATACTCTTACATTTCCAAGAATAGGTCTAAAAGGATATTCTACATTATATCTACATGTTGATGTATTCTTTTTCTTAGGTCTTCCTGACGAAAGAAAAAAACAATTAAAAATAATGAAGACTTTGGATCGTCTAAAAAAACACAATACTACAAAAACAATAACTACAAAATATAATAAAAAAAAGGAGAGTTTATTTAGACTATCTATTCGTGCTTTTGCTAAATTATTATACACCCCATATACATTAAATAAAATAAGAAAACAAATTGATGATATGTGTACTAAATATCCTATTGAAACAGCAAATTTTGTAGGCGTTCATAATACAGCATGGAGAAAAGCTCCAACGCCTAAAGAATTTTATGGAAAAGGTGTAATAAAAAACTACGAAGGATTTGAAGTCAAAATACCCGAACAATATGATGCTTATCTTCGTCATTTTTACAATGACTATATGCAACTCCCTCCTGAACAAGAGCGTAATAATATCAATAATTTGTATACTATTGATAAAATAGAGTTTTAG
- a CDS encoding hypothetical protein (product_source=Hypo-rule applied; pfam=PF11380,PF17101) gives MDIDLVYLWVNGDDPKWIKKRNKYINGKNEENSDTTGKGRYTNNDELKYSLRSIEKYAPWIRNIFIVTDDQIPEWLDTTNSKVKIIDHKDIMPTESLPCFNSSVIEYFIYRIPNLSEHFIYANDDMLLYSPMCQEDFFTKEGFPIVRLKRTPFIKLRYKFKRLLTGGLRYYKSLIVNSVSLVEKRYGKVFSGIPHHGIDSFVKSDYKEAIENIFKTEVEKSYQNKVRTIGDFHRSAISYYVLAIQHGELKYVGRNESMRISLHRHKAIIPRLRRYKPKFICVNDSQRVKDSDREQIRPILEYIYPEKIKFEK, from the coding sequence ATGGATATAGATTTAGTGTATCTTTGGGTAAATGGAGATGACCCTAAATGGATAAAGAAACGAAATAAATACATAAATGGAAAAAATGAAGAGAACTCTGATACTACGGGTAAAGGACGTTATACAAACAATGATGAGTTAAAATATAGCTTACGTTCAATAGAAAAATATGCACCTTGGATTAGAAACATATTTATAGTTACAGACGATCAAATTCCAGAATGGTTAGATACTACAAATTCTAAAGTTAAAATTATAGATCATAAGGATATAATGCCTACAGAGAGTCTTCCGTGCTTTAATTCAAGCGTTATAGAATACTTTATTTATAGAATACCGAATCTTTCAGAACATTTTATATATGCTAATGATGATATGTTGTTGTATAGCCCCATGTGTCAAGAAGATTTTTTCACAAAAGAAGGATTTCCTATAGTCAGATTAAAAAGAACTCCATTTATTAAATTACGATATAAATTTAAACGCTTATTAACTGGAGGATTAAGGTATTATAAATCGCTTATTGTTAATTCTGTATCTTTGGTGGAAAAGCGATATGGTAAGGTTTTTTCAGGAATACCGCATCATGGAATTGATTCTTTTGTAAAGTCTGACTACAAAGAAGCTATTGAAAATATATTTAAAACAGAAGTGGAAAAATCTTACCAAAATAAAGTTAGGACCATAGGAGATTTCCATCGCTCAGCTATATCATATTATGTATTAGCGATACAACATGGAGAATTAAAATATGTGGGAAGAAACGAATCTATGAGAATATCCTTACATCGACACAAAGCTATTATCCCGAGGCTTAGACGTTATAAGCCAAAATTTATTTGTGTGAATGATAGTCAAAGAGTTAAAGATAGCGACAGAGAGCAAATACGTCCTATTTTAGAGTATATATATCCTGAAAAGATTAAATTTGAAAAATAA
- a CDS encoding UDPglucose 6-dehydrogenase (product_source=KO:K00012; cath_funfam=1.20.5.100,3.40.50.720; cog=COG1004; ko=KO:K00012; pfam=PF00984,PF03720,PF03721; smart=SM00984; superfamily=48179,51735,52413; tigrfam=TIGR03026) produces MNIAVVGTGYVGLVTGTCFAEVGVNVTCVDVDKCKIENLKQGIVPIYEPGLEKLVKRNYEAERLTFTTDLTSCLDDVKVIFSAVGTPPDEDGSADLRYVLEVARTIGQNINKYILVVTKSTVPVGTAEKVKQTIQEELDKRGVDIPFDVASNPEFLKEGTAVKDFMSPDRIVVGVESERAKVLMDKLYKPFTLNNYRTIFTDIRSAEMIKYAANAMLATRISFMNDIANLCQLVGADVNMVRRGIGADSRIGNKFLYPGCGYGGSCFPKDVKALIKTASKYDYDMQVLKAVESVNEKQKTILFDKLSVIYKGELKGKTIALWGLAFKPDTDDMREAPSLVIIDLLLKAGCEIKVYDPIAMEECKRRIGDKVIYTKNMYEAALDADAILLLTEWKEFRLPSWKVLKKTMNNTVVVDGRNIYDREEMLSQGFVYDCI; encoded by the coding sequence ATGAATATAGCGGTTGTGGGCACAGGATATGTGGGTTTAGTTACTGGCACTTGCTTTGCCGAAGTTGGTGTTAATGTAACTTGTGTTGATGTAGATAAATGTAAGATAGAAAACTTAAAGCAAGGAATTGTACCTATCTACGAACCCGGATTAGAAAAACTTGTTAAACGTAACTATGAGGCCGAACGTTTAACGTTTACTACAGACCTAACTTCTTGCTTAGACGACGTTAAAGTTATTTTCTCTGCTGTGGGAACTCCTCCAGATGAAGATGGCAGTGCCGACTTACGATATGTTTTAGAAGTAGCTCGCACTATCGGACAGAATATAAATAAATATATATTGGTTGTTACTAAGAGTACAGTTCCTGTTGGGACTGCCGAAAAAGTAAAACAAACTATTCAAGAAGAATTAGATAAAAGAGGCGTTGACATTCCTTTTGATGTGGCTTCTAATCCTGAATTTCTAAAAGAAGGTACGGCTGTAAAAGACTTTATGAGCCCCGATAGAATTGTAGTTGGCGTTGAAAGCGAACGTGCTAAAGTTTTAATGGATAAACTATACAAACCTTTTACACTAAATAACTACAGAACAATATTTACAGATATACGTTCTGCCGAAATGATTAAATATGCTGCTAATGCTATGTTGGCTACAAGAATCTCTTTTATGAACGACATTGCAAACCTTTGTCAATTAGTGGGAGCAGATGTAAATATGGTTCGCAGAGGAATAGGCGCAGACTCTCGTATCGGAAATAAATTCTTATACCCTGGTTGTGGTTATGGAGGCAGTTGTTTTCCTAAAGATGTTAAGGCTTTAATAAAAACAGCATCTAAATACGATTACGATATGCAAGTATTAAAAGCTGTTGAAAGTGTAAATGAAAAACAAAAAACAATACTATTTGATAAACTATCGGTAATATATAAAGGAGAATTAAAAGGAAAAACCATAGCCTTATGGGGATTAGCTTTCAAACCCGACACCGACGATATGCGCGAAGCTCCTTCTTTAGTTATTATCGATTTATTATTAAAAGCTGGTTGCGAAATAAAAGTATACGACCCTATTGCAATGGAAGAATGCAAACGCAGAATAGGCGATAAAGTAATATATACAAAAAATATGTATGAGGCTGCTTTAGATGCTGATGCCATATTACTTTTAACCGAATGGAAAGAATTTCGCTTACCAAGTTGGAAGGTTTTGAAAAAGACAATGAACAACACAGTTGTAGTAGACGGACGAAATATTTACGACAGAGAAGAAATGTTATCGCAAGGATTTGTTTATGATTGCATTTAG